In the Choloepus didactylus isolate mChoDid1 chromosome 5, mChoDid1.pri, whole genome shotgun sequence genome, one interval contains:
- the CCDC136 gene encoding coiled-coil domain-containing protein 136 isoform X8, translating to MEAGAGAGAGAAGWSCPGPGPTVTTLGSYEGSEGCERKRGQRWGPLERRGMQAMEGEVLLPALYEEEEEEEEEEEVEEEEEQVQTAGSVGSLSVSKHRGLSLTETELEELRAQVLQLVAELEETRELAGQHEDDSLELQGLLEDERLASAQQAEVFTKQIQQLQGELQTLREEISLLEHEKESELKKREQELHLAQTEIQTLRQAAEDATSEHENDIASLQEDLCRMQTELDDMERVRGEYEMEISALRAELEMKSSDPSNNFTLTDITEMQEELQQLRERCHFLNEEYQALQESNSSLTGQLADLESERTRRATERWLESHTLRKTMSAESQTSEMDFLEPNPETQLLRQQLLGAEEQMYGMKSKCQELCCELQELQHQRRVSEEEQRRLQRELKCAQNEVLRFQTSHSVAQNEELKTRLSALQEKYDVSQNEQNELLKVKLQLQSELRQLKVMKPTVIESRNEKELLSRLQKLQLQYESIVCEKEKLMEVQHELQEDLQCREAQVRRLRDLEACFQESNEKNKEMHTQLQEMKQLYEASKDEQEWQKHMYDQLEEDFLLCQLELKQLKASQPLLENREQCANKHFEDMVAKVLIKLQAVQAMYQISQEEHDLLQQQMKLLLDKQKELKEELDACEKEFKECLESLGKPVAPQNDKNEIKELQSRLRELQLQYQASMDEQGRLLAVQEQLEGQLQCCQEELRQLKEKKSSIPRETRGKNGNKNMNKNANGVKNKKLTMPSPDKSECSFEARSKSLEVVLYYKASQKELDKLVKEEEKKEEKAEVEEKKEETNEEPWDEVVHEPPDRTEVESNEDQEEDFEEFQEQEGKEDEGQDDGSPGTSEENNPLRLSESRKNMFGMWKPLVFLAIAAVALYVLPNMRQQETEFCLLE from the exons ATGGAAGCGGGCGCCGGGGCCGGCGCGGGAGCCGCGGGCTGGAGCTGCCCGGGCCCAG GACCAACAGTAACCACTTTAGGCTCCTATGAGGGGTCCGAGGGTTGTGAGAGGAAGAGAGGCCAACGTTGGGGACCCCTGGAACGTCGAGGGATGCAAGCTATGGAGG GGGAGGTGTTACTCCCAGCTCTctatgaagaggaggaggaggaagaggaggaagaagaagtggaagaagaggaagaacaaGTGCAGACAGCTGGCAGTGTGGGCTCCCTGTCCGTCAGCAAGCACCGGGGCCTGAGCCTCACGGAGACGGAGCTGGAGGAGCTGAGGGCTCAGGTGCTCCAGCTGGTGGCGGAGCTGGAGGAGACCCGGGAACTGGCAGGGCAGCATGAGGATGACTCCTTGGAGCTGCAGG GGCTCCTGGAAGACGAACGGCTAGCCAGTGCCCAGCAGGCAGAGGTGTTCACCAAGCAGATCCAGCAGCTGCAAG GTGAACTGCAGACTCTACGGGAGGAGATTTCACTGTTGGAGCATGAGAAAGAATCTGAACTTAAGAAAAGAGAACAGGAGTTGCACTTGGCCCAGACTGAGATTCAGACTCTGCGGCAAGCAGCAGAGGATGCAACATCCGAACATGAGAATGACATAGCATCCCTGCAGGAGGATTTGTGCCGAATGCAGACTGAACTCGATGACATGGAACGCGTTCGGGGGGAGTATGAGATGGAGATCTCCGCCCTCCGTGCAGAACTGGAGATGAAGAGCTCTGACCCATCCAACAATTTTACTCTCACAGATATCACTGAGATGCAAG AAGAACTGCAGCAGCTGCGGGAACGCTGCCACTTCCTGAACGAGGAGTACCAGGCCTTGCAGGAGAGCAACAGCAGCCTCACAGGGCAGCTTGCGGATCTGGAGAGTGAGAG AACACGAAGAGCAACAGAAAGGTGGCTGGAATCCCATACACTAAGGAAAACGATGTCTGCAGAGTCTCAGACTTCAGAAATGGATTTCCTAGAGCCTAATCCAGAAACCCAGTTGTTGCGACAGCAGCTGCTGGGAGCTGAGGAGCAGATGTATGGCATGAAGAGCAAG TGTCAGGAATTGTGTTGTGAGTTGCAAGAGCTACAGCATCAACGCCGAGTCAGTGAGGAGGAGCAGAGGCGGCTGCAGAGGGAGCTCAAGTGTGCGCAGAATGAGGTGCTTCGATTTCAGACCTCCCACAGCGTTGCTCAG AACGAGGAATTGAAGACCAGGCTCTCCGCCCTTCAGGAAAAGTATGATGTTAGCCAGAATGAACAGAATGAGCTCCTGAAGGTGAAGCTACAGCTTCAGTCTGAGCTCCGGCAACTCAAAGTCATGAAACCCACAGTCATAGAAAGCCGGAATGAGAAG GAGTTACTGAGCCGGCTCCAGAAGCTGCAGCTCCAGTACGAGAGCATCGTGTGTGAGAAGGAAAAGCTGATGGAAGTGCAGCATGAACTGCAGGAGGACCTGCAGTGCCGTGAGGCCCAGGTGCGACGCCTCCGGGACCTGGAGGCCTGCTTCCAAGAGAGCAATGAGAAG AATAAAGAGATGCACACCCAGCTTCAGGAGATGAAACAGCTGTACGAAGCCAGCAAGGATGAACAGGAGTGGCAAAAGCACATGTACGATCAGCTCGAGGAGGACTTCCTGCTCTGCCAGCTGGAGCTGAAGCAGCTGAAGGCCAGCCAGCCCCTTCTGGAGAACAGGGAACAATGTGCTAATAAG CACTTTGAGGACATGGTTGCCAAGGTGTTGATCAAGCTGCAGGCAGTGCAGGCCATGTACCAGATCAGCCAGGAGGAGCATGACCTGCTGCAACAGCAGATGAAGTTGTTGCTGGACAAGCAGAAAGAGCTGAAGGAAGAGCTGGATGCCTGCGAAAAAGAATTCAAGGAGTGCCTAGAAAGCCTTGGGAAGCCTGTTGCCCCCCAAAACGACAAGAATGAG ATCAAAGAACTGCAGAGCAGGCTGCGGGAGCTGCAGCTGCAATACCAGGCTAGCATGGATGAGCAGGGGCGGCTCTTGGCAGTACAAGAGCAGCTGGAAGGCCAGCTGCAGTGCTGCCAGGAAGAGCTTCGCCAACTCAAAGAGAAGAAGTCCTCAATTCCCAGAGAAACCAGGGGAAAGAATGGCAATAAGAATATGAACAAGAATGCCAAtggggttaaaaataaaaagttaaccaTGCCAAGCCCGGACAAGTCTGAGTGCAGCTTTGAGGCGAGAAGTAAG AGTCTAGAGGTGGTGCTGTACTACAAGGCCAGCCAGAAGGAATTAGACAAGCTagtgaaagaggaggaaaagaaagaagaaaaggcagaggtggaggaaaagaaagaggaaacaaatgagGAGCCCTGGGATGAAGTAGTTCATGAGCCACCAGATCGAACAGAAGTTGAATCAAATGAAGACCAGGAGGAAGATTTTGAAGAGTTTCAAGAACAGGAGGGTAAGGAAGATGAGGGCCAGGACGACGGTTCCCCTGGAACCTCAGAGGAAAACAACCCCCTCAGACTTTCGGAGAGCAGAAAG
- the CCDC136 gene encoding coiled-coil domain-containing protein 136 isoform X7 produces the protein MEAGAGAGAGAAGWSCPGPGPTVTTLGSYEGSEGCERKRGQRWGPLERRGMQAMEGEVLLPALYEEEEEEEEEEEVEEEEEQVQTAGSVGSLSVSKHRGLSLTETELEELRAQVLQLVAELEETRELAGQHEDDSLELQGLLEDERLASAQQAEVFTKQIQQLQGELQTLREEISLLEHEKESELKKREQELHLAQTEIQTLRQAAEDATSEHENDIASLQEDLCRMQTELDDMERVRGEYEMEISALRAELEMKSSDPSNNFTLTDITEMQEELQQLRERCHFLNEEYQALQESNSSLTGQLADLESERTRRATERWLESHTLRKTMSAESQTSEMDFLEPNPETQLLRQQLLGAEEQMYGMKSKCQELCCELQELQHQRRVSEEEQRRLQRELKCAQNEVLRFQTSHSVAQNEELKTRLSALQEKYDVSQNEQNELLKVKLQLQSELRQLKVMKPTVIESRNEKELLSRLQKLQLQYESIVCEKEKLMEVQHELQEDLQCREAQVRRLRDLEACFQESNEKNKEMHTQLQEMKQLYEASKDEQEWQKHMYDQLEEDFLLCQLELKQLKASQPLLENREQCANKCDTLLARLTELQEKYKASQKEMGQLQVEQCELLEDQRRMQEEQGQLQEELHRLTFPLPKSGLFHKHFEDMVAKVLIKLQAVQAMYQISQEEHDLLQQQMKLLLDKQKELKEELDACEKEFKECLESLGKPVAPQNDKNEIKELQSRLRELQLQYQASMDEQGRLLAVQEQLEGQLQCCQEELRQLKEKKSSIPRETRGKNGNKNMNKNANGVKNKKLTMPSPDKSECSFEARSKSLEVVLYYKASQKELDKLVKEEEKKEEKAEVEEKKEETNEEPWDEVVHEPPDRTEVESNEDQEEDFEEFQEQEGKEDEGQDDGSPGTSEENNPLRLSESRKNMFGMWKPLVFLAIAAVALYVLPNMRQQETEFCLLE, from the exons ATGGAAGCGGGCGCCGGGGCCGGCGCGGGAGCCGCGGGCTGGAGCTGCCCGGGCCCAG GACCAACAGTAACCACTTTAGGCTCCTATGAGGGGTCCGAGGGTTGTGAGAGGAAGAGAGGCCAACGTTGGGGACCCCTGGAACGTCGAGGGATGCAAGCTATGGAGG GGGAGGTGTTACTCCCAGCTCTctatgaagaggaggaggaggaagaggaggaagaagaagtggaagaagaggaagaacaaGTGCAGACAGCTGGCAGTGTGGGCTCCCTGTCCGTCAGCAAGCACCGGGGCCTGAGCCTCACGGAGACGGAGCTGGAGGAGCTGAGGGCTCAGGTGCTCCAGCTGGTGGCGGAGCTGGAGGAGACCCGGGAACTGGCAGGGCAGCATGAGGATGACTCCTTGGAGCTGCAGG GGCTCCTGGAAGACGAACGGCTAGCCAGTGCCCAGCAGGCAGAGGTGTTCACCAAGCAGATCCAGCAGCTGCAAG GTGAACTGCAGACTCTACGGGAGGAGATTTCACTGTTGGAGCATGAGAAAGAATCTGAACTTAAGAAAAGAGAACAGGAGTTGCACTTGGCCCAGACTGAGATTCAGACTCTGCGGCAAGCAGCAGAGGATGCAACATCCGAACATGAGAATGACATAGCATCCCTGCAGGAGGATTTGTGCCGAATGCAGACTGAACTCGATGACATGGAACGCGTTCGGGGGGAGTATGAGATGGAGATCTCCGCCCTCCGTGCAGAACTGGAGATGAAGAGCTCTGACCCATCCAACAATTTTACTCTCACAGATATCACTGAGATGCAAG AAGAACTGCAGCAGCTGCGGGAACGCTGCCACTTCCTGAACGAGGAGTACCAGGCCTTGCAGGAGAGCAACAGCAGCCTCACAGGGCAGCTTGCGGATCTGGAGAGTGAGAG AACACGAAGAGCAACAGAAAGGTGGCTGGAATCCCATACACTAAGGAAAACGATGTCTGCAGAGTCTCAGACTTCAGAAATGGATTTCCTAGAGCCTAATCCAGAAACCCAGTTGTTGCGACAGCAGCTGCTGGGAGCTGAGGAGCAGATGTATGGCATGAAGAGCAAG TGTCAGGAATTGTGTTGTGAGTTGCAAGAGCTACAGCATCAACGCCGAGTCAGTGAGGAGGAGCAGAGGCGGCTGCAGAGGGAGCTCAAGTGTGCGCAGAATGAGGTGCTTCGATTTCAGACCTCCCACAGCGTTGCTCAG AACGAGGAATTGAAGACCAGGCTCTCCGCCCTTCAGGAAAAGTATGATGTTAGCCAGAATGAACAGAATGAGCTCCTGAAGGTGAAGCTACAGCTTCAGTCTGAGCTCCGGCAACTCAAAGTCATGAAACCCACAGTCATAGAAAGCCGGAATGAGAAG GAGTTACTGAGCCGGCTCCAGAAGCTGCAGCTCCAGTACGAGAGCATCGTGTGTGAGAAGGAAAAGCTGATGGAAGTGCAGCATGAACTGCAGGAGGACCTGCAGTGCCGTGAGGCCCAGGTGCGACGCCTCCGGGACCTGGAGGCCTGCTTCCAAGAGAGCAATGAGAAG AATAAAGAGATGCACACCCAGCTTCAGGAGATGAAACAGCTGTACGAAGCCAGCAAGGATGAACAGGAGTGGCAAAAGCACATGTACGATCAGCTCGAGGAGGACTTCCTGCTCTGCCAGCTGGAGCTGAAGCAGCTGAAGGCCAGCCAGCCCCTTCTGGAGAACAGGGAACAATGTGCTAATAAG TGTGATACACTGCTGGCCAGACTGACAGAATTGCAGGAAAAATACAAGGCCAGCCAGAAGGAGATGGGGCAGCTGCAGGTGGAGCAGTgcgagctcctggaggatcagaGGAGGATGCAGGAGGAGCAGGGCCAGCTGCAAGAAGAGCTGCACAGGCTCACGTTCCCGCTTCCCAAATCTGGTCTCTTCCATAAG CACTTTGAGGACATGGTTGCCAAGGTGTTGATCAAGCTGCAGGCAGTGCAGGCCATGTACCAGATCAGCCAGGAGGAGCATGACCTGCTGCAACAGCAGATGAAGTTGTTGCTGGACAAGCAGAAAGAGCTGAAGGAAGAGCTGGATGCCTGCGAAAAAGAATTCAAGGAGTGCCTAGAAAGCCTTGGGAAGCCTGTTGCCCCCCAAAACGACAAGAATGAG ATCAAAGAACTGCAGAGCAGGCTGCGGGAGCTGCAGCTGCAATACCAGGCTAGCATGGATGAGCAGGGGCGGCTCTTGGCAGTACAAGAGCAGCTGGAAGGCCAGCTGCAGTGCTGCCAGGAAGAGCTTCGCCAACTCAAAGAGAAGAAGTCCTCAATTCCCAGAGAAACCAGGGGAAAGAATGGCAATAAGAATATGAACAAGAATGCCAAtggggttaaaaataaaaagttaaccaTGCCAAGCCCGGACAAGTCTGAGTGCAGCTTTGAGGCGAGAAGTAAG AGTCTAGAGGTGGTGCTGTACTACAAGGCCAGCCAGAAGGAATTAGACAAGCTagtgaaagaggaggaaaagaaagaagaaaaggcagaggtggaggaaaagaaagaggaaacaaatgagGAGCCCTGGGATGAAGTAGTTCATGAGCCACCAGATCGAACAGAAGTTGAATCAAATGAAGACCAGGAGGAAGATTTTGAAGAGTTTCAAGAACAGGAGGGTAAGGAAGATGAGGGCCAGGACGACGGTTCCCCTGGAACCTCAGAGGAAAACAACCCCCTCAGACTTTCGGAGAGCAGAAAG
- the CCDC136 gene encoding coiled-coil domain-containing protein 136 isoform X4, with protein sequence MEAGAGAGAGAAGWSCPGPGPTVTTLGSYEGSEGCERKRGQRWGPLERRGMQAMEGEVLLPALYEEEEEEEEEEEVEEEEEQVQTAGSVGSLSVSKHRGLSLTETELEELRAQVLQLVAELEETRELAGQHEDDSLELQGLLEDERLASAQQAEVFTKQIQQLQGELQTLREEISLLEHEKESELKKREQELHLAQTEIQTLRQAAEDATSEHENDIASLQEDLCRMQTELDDMERVRGEYEMEISALRAELEMKSSDPSNNFTLTDITEMQEELQQLRERCHFLNEEYQALQESNSSLTGQLADLESERTRRATERWLESHTLRKTMSAESQTSEMDFLEPNPETQLLRQQLLGAEEQMYGMKSKCQELCCELQELQHQRRVSEEEQRRLQRELKCAQNEVLRFQTSHSVAQNEELKTRLSALQEKYDVSQNEQNELLKVKLQLQSELRQLKVMKPTVIESRNEKELLSRLQKLQLQYESIVCEKEKLMEVQHELQEDLQCREAQVRRLRDLEACFQESNEKNKEMHTQLQEMKQLYEASKDEQEWQKHMYDQLEEDFLLCQLELKQLKASQPLLENREQCANKSKELIAKLQALQVMYDASQTEQELLQQEQGRLLEERKRLQVDLQLCLEEMQLLQDQSPAIKMSLESYKKSYTSTPANSETCHRSYGSTIEDNESCHKSYGSTLGSNESFLKSYGSSVGSSETYNKSYRTSSVTYKKSYDSTSSSDTYHKSYASSFVDVDPAEPEDIEHFEDMVAKVLIKLQAVQAMYQISQEEHDLLQQQMKLLLDKQKELKEELDACEKEFKECLESLGKPVAPQNDKNEIKELQSRLRELQLQYQASMDEQGRLLAVQEQLEGQLQCCQEELRQLKEKKSSIPRETRGKNGNKNMNKNANGVKNKKLTMPSPDKSECSFEARSKSLEVVLYYKASQKELDKLVKEEEKKEEKAEVEEKKEETNEEPWDEVVHEPPDRTEVESNEDQEEDFEEFQEQEGKEDEGQDDGSPGTSEENNPLRLSESRKNMFGMWKPLVFLAIAAVALYVLPNMRQQETEFCLLE encoded by the exons ATGGAAGCGGGCGCCGGGGCCGGCGCGGGAGCCGCGGGCTGGAGCTGCCCGGGCCCAG GACCAACAGTAACCACTTTAGGCTCCTATGAGGGGTCCGAGGGTTGTGAGAGGAAGAGAGGCCAACGTTGGGGACCCCTGGAACGTCGAGGGATGCAAGCTATGGAGG GGGAGGTGTTACTCCCAGCTCTctatgaagaggaggaggaggaagaggaggaagaagaagtggaagaagaggaagaacaaGTGCAGACAGCTGGCAGTGTGGGCTCCCTGTCCGTCAGCAAGCACCGGGGCCTGAGCCTCACGGAGACGGAGCTGGAGGAGCTGAGGGCTCAGGTGCTCCAGCTGGTGGCGGAGCTGGAGGAGACCCGGGAACTGGCAGGGCAGCATGAGGATGACTCCTTGGAGCTGCAGG GGCTCCTGGAAGACGAACGGCTAGCCAGTGCCCAGCAGGCAGAGGTGTTCACCAAGCAGATCCAGCAGCTGCAAG GTGAACTGCAGACTCTACGGGAGGAGATTTCACTGTTGGAGCATGAGAAAGAATCTGAACTTAAGAAAAGAGAACAGGAGTTGCACTTGGCCCAGACTGAGATTCAGACTCTGCGGCAAGCAGCAGAGGATGCAACATCCGAACATGAGAATGACATAGCATCCCTGCAGGAGGATTTGTGCCGAATGCAGACTGAACTCGATGACATGGAACGCGTTCGGGGGGAGTATGAGATGGAGATCTCCGCCCTCCGTGCAGAACTGGAGATGAAGAGCTCTGACCCATCCAACAATTTTACTCTCACAGATATCACTGAGATGCAAG AAGAACTGCAGCAGCTGCGGGAACGCTGCCACTTCCTGAACGAGGAGTACCAGGCCTTGCAGGAGAGCAACAGCAGCCTCACAGGGCAGCTTGCGGATCTGGAGAGTGAGAG AACACGAAGAGCAACAGAAAGGTGGCTGGAATCCCATACACTAAGGAAAACGATGTCTGCAGAGTCTCAGACTTCAGAAATGGATTTCCTAGAGCCTAATCCAGAAACCCAGTTGTTGCGACAGCAGCTGCTGGGAGCTGAGGAGCAGATGTATGGCATGAAGAGCAAG TGTCAGGAATTGTGTTGTGAGTTGCAAGAGCTACAGCATCAACGCCGAGTCAGTGAGGAGGAGCAGAGGCGGCTGCAGAGGGAGCTCAAGTGTGCGCAGAATGAGGTGCTTCGATTTCAGACCTCCCACAGCGTTGCTCAG AACGAGGAATTGAAGACCAGGCTCTCCGCCCTTCAGGAAAAGTATGATGTTAGCCAGAATGAACAGAATGAGCTCCTGAAGGTGAAGCTACAGCTTCAGTCTGAGCTCCGGCAACTCAAAGTCATGAAACCCACAGTCATAGAAAGCCGGAATGAGAAG GAGTTACTGAGCCGGCTCCAGAAGCTGCAGCTCCAGTACGAGAGCATCGTGTGTGAGAAGGAAAAGCTGATGGAAGTGCAGCATGAACTGCAGGAGGACCTGCAGTGCCGTGAGGCCCAGGTGCGACGCCTCCGGGACCTGGAGGCCTGCTTCCAAGAGAGCAATGAGAAG AATAAAGAGATGCACACCCAGCTTCAGGAGATGAAACAGCTGTACGAAGCCAGCAAGGATGAACAGGAGTGGCAAAAGCACATGTACGATCAGCTCGAGGAGGACTTCCTGCTCTGCCAGCTGGAGCTGAAGCAGCTGAAGGCCAGCCAGCCCCTTCTGGAGAACAGGGAACAATGTGCTAATAAG TCCAAGGAACTCATCGCCAAGTTGCAGGCCCTGCAGGTGATGTATGATGCCAGTCAGACCGAGCAGGAGCTACTGCAGCAGGAGCAAGGGAGGCTCCTAGAGGAGCGGAAAAGGCTGCAGGTAGACCTGCAGCTCTGCTTGGAAGAAATGCAGCTGCTCCAAGACCAGTCCCCTGCTATAAAAATGAGCCTTGAGTCCTACAAGAAGAGCTACACTAGCACACCTGCCAACAGCGAGACCTGTCACAGGAGTTATGGAAGCACCATTGAGGACAACGAGAGCTGTCACAAGTCTTATGGTAGCACCCTGGGCAGCAATGAGAGCTTTCTCAAGAGCTATGGCAGTAGCGTGGGTAGCAGCGAGACTTATAACAAGAGTTACCGCACCAGCAGTGTCACCTATAAGAAGAGTTATGACAGCACCAGTAGCTCTGACACCTATCACAAGAGTTATGCCAGCAGCTTTGTTGATGTTGACCCTGCTGAGCCAGAAGACATAGAG CACTTTGAGGACATGGTTGCCAAGGTGTTGATCAAGCTGCAGGCAGTGCAGGCCATGTACCAGATCAGCCAGGAGGAGCATGACCTGCTGCAACAGCAGATGAAGTTGTTGCTGGACAAGCAGAAAGAGCTGAAGGAAGAGCTGGATGCCTGCGAAAAAGAATTCAAGGAGTGCCTAGAAAGCCTTGGGAAGCCTGTTGCCCCCCAAAACGACAAGAATGAG ATCAAAGAACTGCAGAGCAGGCTGCGGGAGCTGCAGCTGCAATACCAGGCTAGCATGGATGAGCAGGGGCGGCTCTTGGCAGTACAAGAGCAGCTGGAAGGCCAGCTGCAGTGCTGCCAGGAAGAGCTTCGCCAACTCAAAGAGAAGAAGTCCTCAATTCCCAGAGAAACCAGGGGAAAGAATGGCAATAAGAATATGAACAAGAATGCCAAtggggttaaaaataaaaagttaaccaTGCCAAGCCCGGACAAGTCTGAGTGCAGCTTTGAGGCGAGAAGTAAG AGTCTAGAGGTGGTGCTGTACTACAAGGCCAGCCAGAAGGAATTAGACAAGCTagtgaaagaggaggaaaagaaagaagaaaaggcagaggtggaggaaaagaaagaggaaacaaatgagGAGCCCTGGGATGAAGTAGTTCATGAGCCACCAGATCGAACAGAAGTTGAATCAAATGAAGACCAGGAGGAAGATTTTGAAGAGTTTCAAGAACAGGAGGGTAAGGAAGATGAGGGCCAGGACGACGGTTCCCCTGGAACCTCAGAGGAAAACAACCCCCTCAGACTTTCGGAGAGCAGAAAG